GAAGGTATGTTCAAGCTTCCTGCAAATGCGTCGTTTTGCGATCTAAATAACGATAGGGCGATTGATTGCATTGTTCGGGAGAGCAAAAAGCAGTTGGTTAAGACAGGCGGCGTAGAAAAGTGGTCGGATCGAGAGGGCGATGTTGGATATCGATTATATTTAAATGATGGCAATGGAAGGTTTGAAGACTTTTCGTTCGTTTCGGTCCCCGAACTGGTTCGAAGTGGAAATCGATGGACTTGGTTTTTTGATTTTGATAATGACGGAGACATGGATATTGTATTCTCCGATCGGGAAAGCCATTTAGCCCGTATATTGGAAAATGACGGAAAAGGTAACCTGAGGATCGGACAGAGTTTGACCACGGTAACATACGGGAAAATCGGCACCGGAGATTTGAATAATGATGAATACATAGACCTCGTCATTACTAATAGGAACGAGCCGGCTCAGATTTGGATAAATGATCGCAAGGGCAGGTTTTATGATTCCGGAATTAGATTGGAGGGAAACTCCCTGAGCCAAGGTTGCACAATTAAAGATATCGACAATGATGGCGATCAGGATATTTTCATGATATTCTACCAAAGAGGCAGTGCAAGTATCTGGTATAATCAGATTGTGAAGGATGCTTACGAGTATTAATGTGTTTGTACATCCGGGAGTAATATACTTAGAGGAAACCCGGTCGATTAGCCACTTGCAGGGAAGAGCCCATTGTCGATGCCGCTACTTGGCGGCTGAAGGAAAACCCACCCAAAAAAAATCCCCGAAGCCTCTCGGCTTCAGGGACTTAAATTTGGTAGCGGGGGGAGGATTTGCCGCAGGTCCTGAGCGAGCCGAAGGATCGAAGATGCTGAGCAAAGCGAAGTAAACCGCCGACAACCACCTGACAGGTGCTTCGGGTTATGAGCCTGTTCAATAGTCCAAACAGTGGAAAGCACCAGACACTAACAGGTAATAATAGCAATAACTTAGCTTGAGCCTGTTGTCTGGTGTTTCTTTTTGTTTTAGCCTGTCTTGGCTAGTTTTGTTAGAGAACTGTTAGAAAACCAAGTATGTGATTGACAACCGGTGGGATAAAATGATATCGTTGATATCAAAAATTCCCAGCGGAGGTGTCGAAATCGCAAAACAGATATTGATTCGTGATGATCCTGAAAACGTTCAGGACTGGATTGAAAGGGAATGTCATAAATCGAAAACATCATCGTTACAAAGGGAGTACATGTGACAGAACAATACATCATTCGAGAAGGTGTTTTCCAACATATTACGTTAGAAGGAACAAGCT
The sequence above is drawn from the Acidobacteriota bacterium genome and encodes:
- a CDS encoding VCBS repeat-containing protein, with the protein product MVSLRSIIVPAIVIIIVSATGQAQETINDLRFVKSDQTFSAMASTGVFLEDIDADRDFDAVISNFGQSLVLKNDGAGRFVEVQQVESLHGVLVGDINMDGKDDLLSYPSTMIYLNNGRGEFKNIDNAAVRKSEQLDYCAHLVDLDNDDDLDVVTESVTGQLISWINDGSGQFKEGMFKLPANASFCDLNNDRAIDCIVRESKKQLVKTGGVEKWSDREGDVGYRLYLNDGNGRFEDFSFVSVPELVRSGNRWTWFFDFDNDGDMDIVFSDRESHLARILENDGKGNLRIGQSLTTVTYGKIGTGDLNNDEYIDLVITNRNEPAQIWINDRKGRFYDSGIRLEGNSLSQGCTIKDIDNDGDQDIFMIFYQRGSASIWYNQIVKDAYEY